The Candidatus Hydrogenedentota bacterium genome has a window encoding:
- a CDS encoding SGNH/GDSL hydrolase family protein, giving the protein MSYPHRFAGLAILLAASSFNAWSDENVIDKWRLEPFWTGNVIHGESLFFLEPIPGSPAVAPLLFTPEAVLSLRHPATGASYEEGPDYVIDREARRIQRTPDSRIPFTTRQDFEPPLGASGQQYRDGARDIFFGEGRKFHDLQVEITYRHSGSEWSEMNGPIPESAANALPGVMRKLRAVEPVTITLLGDSISFGLNASGVVDAPPHQPAYGDLFAQALGARFGGPITFHNPSVSGMSAAWGIEQAASVAAPRPDLVLIAFGMNDASGRLAPDQYAAQIAQIMAAIRAAHPAAEFILVATMLGNADWIHAAPALYPQYRDALKTLAGPGIAIADLTSVWETLLSRKTYADLTGNGVNHPNDFGHRVYAQVLLSMIPRAEPPQ; this is encoded by the coding sequence ATGTCATACCCCCACCGGTTTGCCGGACTGGCCATACTTCTGGCTGCCTCAAGTTTCAACGCCTGGAGTGACGAAAACGTGATAGATAAGTGGCGTCTTGAACCGTTCTGGACCGGCAATGTGATTCACGGCGAAAGCCTCTTCTTCCTCGAACCCATCCCCGGATCCCCCGCCGTCGCCCCGCTACTCTTCACCCCGGAAGCCGTGCTGTCCCTTCGCCATCCCGCCACGGGCGCCAGCTACGAGGAAGGCCCGGACTACGTCATTGATCGCGAAGCCCGGCGCATCCAGCGCACACCGGATTCGCGCATCCCATTTACAACGCGACAGGACTTCGAACCGCCGCTCGGAGCCTCCGGCCAGCAATACCGCGACGGCGCGCGCGACATCTTCTTCGGCGAAGGTCGCAAGTTTCACGACCTGCAGGTGGAAATCACCTACCGCCATTCGGGCAGCGAATGGTCCGAAATGAACGGTCCCATCCCGGAGTCCGCCGCGAATGCGCTCCCCGGCGTCATGCGCAAGCTGCGCGCGGTCGAGCCGGTCACCATTACCCTCCTCGGCGACAGCATCTCCTTCGGCCTGAACGCGAGCGGCGTAGTGGACGCCCCGCCCCACCAGCCGGCCTACGGCGATCTTTTCGCGCAGGCGCTCGGGGCCCGCTTCGGCGGCCCGATCACCTTCCACAACCCCTCGGTCAGCGGCATGTCGGCCGCCTGGGGCATCGAACAGGCAGCAAGCGTCGCCGCCCCCAGGCCCGACCTCGTGCTCATCGCCTTCGGCATGAACGACGCCTCCGGGCGCCTCGCGCCGGATCAATACGCCGCACAGATCGCGCAAATCATGGCGGCCATCCGGGCGGCCCACCCCGCCGCCGAGTTCATCCTCGTCGCCACCATGCTCGGCAATGCGGACTGGATTCACGCCGCGCCCGCGCTCTACCCGCAATACCGAGACGCCTTGAAGACGCTCGCGGGCCCGGGCATCGCCATCGCGGATCTGACCTCGGTATGGGAAACCCTCCTCTCCCGCAAGACCTACGCCGACCTGACCGGAAATGGCGTAAACCACCCCAACGACTTCGGGCACCGCGTCTACGCGCAGGTGCTGCTGTCAATGATTCCGCGGGCGGAGCCGCCACAATGA
- a CDS encoding PAS domain-containing protein, which translates to MTSHAVPEIARLAPRILDQLSLGVVITSNGAAVYCNSAFESMSGLSRQAIEGAAHPYLRPGHVVNGEAELRAQLEPGAPFNPVRVRYERDDGFPAWNEIQIVHEGEYAIWIHRDLTQQMATHELWQRYAFLVDSSRQFMALVDRDYNYELVNQAFARLFHRAPDEINGASGASVWGEALFKNLVVPCLDRCFQGEEVQKQQWVVLPGGNHRYLNMVYTPYRGTGEDVRHAVFVAWDNTEEKRATDTVSEMNRVLEQRVEERTAELQDKMRELEAFNYTIAHDLRSPLRFLKSFAEMLEEESGACLGESGQYYCNMITQGVAEMQHLLDRLLDFAQLSRKPISLAPCDLNAVVAAARDTVLLDRSAAIRIDPLPTCLGESPLLKQVFVNLLSNAVKFTHGAANPRIEVFSQSAPPGQVHICVRDNGIGFHMNHAEAMFAPFKQVHETNGAGGSGLGLAIVRRIVERHGGRVWAEGREGRGATIHVLLAAPENSAATTPIPASTD; encoded by the coding sequence ATGACCTCGCACGCCGTGCCCGAGATCGCCCGCCTCGCCCCCCGTATCCTCGATCAGCTCAGCCTGGGCGTGGTAATCACGAGCAACGGCGCCGCCGTCTACTGCAATAGCGCCTTCGAGTCGATGTCCGGCCTGTCGCGGCAAGCTATAGAAGGCGCCGCCCATCCCTACCTTCGCCCGGGACATGTGGTAAACGGCGAAGCGGAGTTGCGCGCGCAGCTGGAGCCCGGCGCGCCGTTCAATCCCGTCCGCGTCCGCTACGAACGGGACGACGGTTTCCCCGCATGGAACGAGATCCAAATCGTCCACGAAGGCGAATACGCAATCTGGATTCACCGCGATCTCACGCAACAGATGGCCACCCACGAGCTCTGGCAGCGCTACGCCTTCCTCGTCGATTCATCCCGCCAGTTCATGGCCCTCGTCGACCGCGACTACAACTACGAACTGGTCAACCAGGCCTTCGCGCGCCTCTTCCACCGCGCCCCCGACGAGATCAACGGCGCTTCCGGCGCATCGGTCTGGGGCGAGGCGCTCTTCAAAAACCTCGTGGTTCCCTGTCTCGACCGCTGCTTCCAGGGAGAGGAAGTCCAGAAGCAGCAGTGGGTCGTCTTGCCCGGAGGCAACCACCGTTATCTCAACATGGTCTACACCCCCTACCGCGGCACGGGCGAAGACGTCCGCCACGCCGTTTTCGTCGCGTGGGACAACACCGAAGAGAAACGCGCGACCGATACCGTCAGCGAAATGAACCGTGTGCTCGAACAGCGCGTCGAAGAGCGCACCGCCGAGCTCCAGGACAAAATGCGCGAGCTCGAAGCATTCAACTACACCATCGCACACGACCTGCGCTCGCCCCTGCGCTTCCTCAAGTCCTTCGCCGAAATGCTGGAGGAGGAATCCGGAGCCTGCCTCGGCGAATCAGGCCAGTATTACTGCAACATGATCACCCAGGGCGTCGCCGAGATGCAGCACCTGCTCGATCGCCTCCTCGACTTTGCGCAACTGAGCAGAAAACCGATTTCCCTCGCCCCCTGCGACCTGAATGCCGTCGTCGCCGCCGCTCGAGACACGGTGCTGCTCGATAGGAGCGCGGCCATCCGCATCGACCCCCTCCCCACCTGCCTGGGAGAGTCTCCACTGCTCAAACAGGTTTTCGTCAACCTCCTGAGCAACGCCGTGAAATTCACGCACGGCGCCGCCAATCCGCGGATCGAAGTGTTTTCACAAAGCGCGCCGCCCGGCCAGGTGCATATCTGCGTGCGCGATAACGGCATCGGCTTCCACATGAACCACGCCGAAGCCATGTTTGCCCCCTTCAAGCAGGTCCACGAAACGAACGGCGCGGGCGGGAGCGGCCTCGGCCTCGCCATCGTCCGCCGGATCGTCGAGCGCCACGGCGGCCGCGTCTGGGCCGAGGGCCGCGAGGGGCGGGGCGCGACAATTCACGTCCTGCTGGCCGCACCGGAGAACAGCGCGGCGACCACCCCGATTCCGGCAAGTACGGACTAG
- a CDS encoding response regulator transcription factor, with amino-acid sequence MQNERILVVEDEADALQKTCQVLENEGYAVSTATNGRDALAAIAENDPDLVILDINLDSGDPNAPAMDGIEVLRQMRKDSDACVLMLTTTSISYVKVAALTMGADDYLTKPFDPKELAARVKAILRRARGAARAGGTLDFKEISIDPAARIVWKDGKEVKLTPIEFDLLHALARRRGQVIGRTQLINQAWDFKYAGDERLVDVHMGRLRKKLEDDPAKPKLIQTVWGKGYRFEGEPA; translated from the coding sequence ATGCAGAACGAACGGATCCTGGTGGTGGAAGACGAAGCCGACGCGCTTCAAAAAACCTGTCAGGTGCTCGAAAACGAAGGCTACGCCGTCTCAACCGCCACCAATGGCCGCGACGCCCTGGCCGCAATTGCCGAAAACGACCCCGATCTCGTCATTCTCGATATCAACCTCGACTCAGGCGATCCCAACGCGCCCGCCATGGACGGCATCGAAGTCCTCCGCCAGATGCGAAAGGACTCCGACGCCTGCGTCCTCATGCTCACCACCACCTCCATCAGCTACGTGAAGGTCGCCGCATTGACCATGGGCGCGGACGACTACCTCACCAAGCCCTTCGACCCAAAGGAACTCGCGGCGCGGGTCAAAGCCATCCTGCGCCGGGCCCGGGGAGCCGCACGCGCCGGCGGAACGCTCGATTTCAAGGAAATCTCCATCGATCCGGCCGCACGAATCGTCTGGAAGGACGGAAAAGAGGTCAAACTCACGCCCATCGAATTCGACCTGCTCCACGCCCTCGCCCGAAGGCGCGGCCAGGTGATCGGGCGCACCCAGCTCATCAACCAGGCCTGGGATTTCAAATACGCCGGCGACGAGCGCCTGGTGGATGTGCATATGGGCCGGCTCCGCAAGAAACTGGAGGACGACCCGGCAAAACCAAAGCTGATTCAAACGGTATGGGGCAAGGGCTACCGCTTCGAGGGAGAACCCGCATAG
- a CDS encoding STAS domain-containing protein: MITSPLLENGIAVVGFTRDSLDASNTKIFRELMAPILAENNRILLDLGDLQFVDSSGLGAMLSCLRAMHNKGGQLALCGMSKPVRTLFELVRMYRIFEIYANRGEALAALAHGGATAGPDAPRGPQHPSGGNPGPGSET; this comes from the coding sequence ATGATCACGAGCCCCCTGCTGGAAAACGGCATCGCCGTCGTCGGTTTCACCCGCGACAGCCTCGACGCTAGTAACACGAAAATCTTCCGGGAACTCATGGCCCCGATCCTTGCGGAAAATAACCGCATTCTGCTCGATCTGGGAGACCTCCAGTTCGTGGACAGCTCCGGGCTCGGCGCGATGCTCTCCTGCCTGCGCGCCATGCACAACAAGGGCGGGCAACTCGCCCTGTGCGGTATGAGCAAGCCGGTGCGCACGCTCTTCGAGCTGGTCCGCATGTACCGCATCTTCGAGATCTACGCCAACCGCGGCGAGGCCCTCGCCGCCCTGGCCCACGGCGGCGCTACAGCAGGACCGGATGCACCACGTGGCCCGCAACATCCGTCAGGCGGAAATCCCGGCCCTGGAAGCGAAACGTAA
- a CDS encoding DUF1501 domain-containing protein, giving the protein MTYHDLLLRETRRQFLGKAARGIGTMALAGLLGRAASASVPAAGGDARYGIASPRHLVPRAKRVIYLYMAGGPSHLETLDYKPRLGELDGQPMPESVTQGQPIAQLQGQELRCLAPQYPFARYGKSQQEISTVLPHIGGIADDICIIRSMQTEQINHDPAHTFMNTGTSISGRPSMGSWITYGLGNEADNLPGFVVLTSVGGGQAQPIAARQWHSGFLPSKYQGVQFHAQGDPVLYLSNPGGVNMKRQRDVVDTVQELNQQYDAVTDDPEIQTRVSQYEMAFKMQTSVPELVDFSTEPQYIKEMYGTEGADGSFASNCLLARRMAERGVRFIQLYHRGWDHHGGIKDGIATTAKLVDQASAALVKDLAQRGMLEDTLVIWGGEFGRTPMAQGSGRDHHIRGFSLWMAGGGVRGGISHGATDDFGYYAVQDVVHVHDFHATLLHLLGIEHTKLTFRFQGRDFRLTDVAGHVVHPVLL; this is encoded by the coding sequence ATGACCTATCACGATTTGCTGCTTCGCGAGACGCGCCGCCAGTTCCTGGGCAAGGCCGCCCGCGGGATCGGTACGATGGCGCTGGCCGGGCTGCTGGGCCGCGCGGCCTCCGCGAGCGTTCCGGCGGCGGGCGGCGACGCCCGGTATGGGATTGCCTCGCCCCGCCACCTGGTCCCCCGCGCGAAGCGGGTGATCTACCTGTATATGGCGGGCGGCCCGTCGCACCTGGAAACGCTGGACTACAAGCCACGGCTGGGCGAGCTGGATGGGCAGCCTATGCCGGAATCGGTGACCCAGGGCCAGCCGATCGCGCAATTGCAGGGCCAGGAACTGCGTTGCCTGGCGCCCCAGTATCCGTTTGCGCGGTATGGCAAGTCGCAGCAGGAGATCTCCACGGTGCTGCCGCATATCGGCGGTATCGCGGACGATATCTGCATCATCCGGTCGATGCAGACCGAGCAGATCAACCACGATCCCGCGCACACCTTCATGAATACGGGCACGTCGATATCGGGCCGGCCGAGTATGGGGAGCTGGATCACCTATGGGCTGGGCAACGAGGCGGACAACCTGCCGGGTTTCGTGGTGCTGACGTCGGTGGGCGGCGGCCAGGCGCAGCCGATCGCGGCGCGGCAGTGGCACAGCGGCTTTCTGCCGAGCAAGTATCAGGGGGTGCAGTTTCACGCGCAGGGGGATCCGGTGCTGTACCTGAGCAACCCGGGCGGGGTGAACATGAAGCGGCAGCGGGACGTGGTGGACACGGTGCAGGAGTTGAACCAGCAGTACGACGCGGTGACGGATGATCCGGAGATCCAGACGCGCGTGAGCCAGTACGAGATGGCGTTCAAGATGCAGACCAGCGTGCCGGAGCTGGTGGATTTTTCGACGGAGCCGCAGTACATCAAGGAGATGTACGGCACGGAAGGCGCGGACGGGAGTTTCGCGTCGAACTGCCTGCTCGCGCGGCGGATGGCGGAGCGCGGGGTGCGTTTCATCCAGCTTTACCATCGGGGCTGGGATCACCACGGCGGAATCAAGGATGGAATCGCGACGACGGCGAAGCTGGTGGATCAGGCCTCGGCGGCGCTGGTGAAGGACCTGGCGCAGCGCGGCATGCTGGAGGACACGCTGGTCATCTGGGGGGGCGAGTTCGGGCGCACGCCGATGGCGCAGGGATCCGGGCGCGACCACCATATTCGCGGCTTTTCGCTTTGGATGGCGGGCGGCGGGGTCCGCGGCGGCATATCCCACGGCGCGACGGACGATTTCGGGTATTACGCGGTGCAGGATGTGGTGCATGTGCACGATTTTCACGCGACGCTGTTGCACCTGCTGGGGATCGAGCACACGAAGCTTACGTTTCGCTTCCAGGGCCGGGATTTCCGCCTGACGGATGTTGCGGGCCACGTGGTGCATCCGGTCCTGCTGTAG
- a CDS encoding PSD1 domain-containing protein, translated as MRLRSVLMGAAAILAAGANSAEVAPEAISFNRHIRPILSDKCFACHGPDAGSRKAGLRLDVPLESGGDAGGAIVPGDPEASELIARIMSADPDEQMPPPSQKKQLSESDKALIRAWIAQGAEWEPHWAYIPPRDDAVTRPAEFEGYANPIDAFIDRRLAREGVTPAGRADKVTLVRRLHWDLIGIPPTPEVVAGFLASDDPGAYAALVDSLLASPHYGERMAMDWLDAVRYADTNGYHSDEFRSVYPYRDYVIAAFNENMPFDQFTREQLAGDLLPNPTRAQLVASGYNRMNQITAEGGAQPKEYIAKYAADRVRATGTVWLGQTMGCAECHDHKFDPIPMKDFYSFAAFFADVEETPVYRSGDIWAPRMYLPTPKQEAEERALQAAITSLEGASKTFTPELEAARAAWRGALEAQRNGEASAWRYPAAERATAKHGETTLAVLEDGRIVASGPEPDRDVFTVRFPVGEDPVAAIVLESILDEELGGVSRGGGNFVLTEFEARYHAPDAEARTLAVAGALADFEQDKFPVSHALDGKRHTGWATGAHVEARNSAAIFRLAEPLQPAPGSAIEVVLSYESGYAAHQLDSFRIGFSGDDGAARLSWQAVPRALKDALAPKPVADAAVAGAPEATPVEEIGAVEEAAAQPKAEAPEPEPVRPTTEEEVALSAHFLAHTPLLDGTRAELSARRGALDALRGEMATTLITVALEEPRVTRVLPRGNWLDESGPVVEPDTLSALPPLGVDGRRATRLDLANWLVDPENPLTARVTMNRLWKRLYGTGISKVLDDFGAQGEWPTHPDLLDWLALEFVRSGWDMKHMVRLMVTSEAYQRDSQAGRDLIARDPFNRLYARQSRYRVEAELVRDGALAVSGLLARDLGGRSVYPYQPEGYYANCNTFGGDLSYPIEQDENQYRRGMYTFWKRSFLHPSLLAFDAPTREECTAERTVSNTPQQALVLLNDPTYVEAARAFAQRIMAQGGERSDDRIAAAFQLALSRAPRDGELEALRNLYHAHLMEYTEDPAAAEALVNSGIAPLPDAINTVDLAAWTSVARVILNLHETITRS; from the coding sequence ATGCGACTGCGTAGTGTTCTGATGGGTGCGGCCGCGATCCTGGCGGCGGGCGCGAATTCCGCCGAGGTTGCGCCGGAAGCGATCAGTTTTAACCGGCACATCCGCCCGATCCTGTCGGATAAGTGCTTTGCCTGCCACGGTCCGGATGCGGGTTCGCGGAAGGCGGGGCTGCGGCTGGATGTTCCGCTCGAATCGGGCGGGGACGCTGGCGGCGCCATTGTTCCGGGCGATCCGGAGGCGAGCGAACTGATCGCACGGATCATGTCGGCGGATCCGGACGAGCAGATGCCGCCGCCGTCGCAGAAGAAGCAGCTCAGCGAATCGGATAAGGCGTTGATCCGGGCGTGGATCGCGCAGGGGGCGGAGTGGGAGCCACACTGGGCGTATATCCCGCCGCGCGACGACGCGGTCACGCGCCCGGCGGAATTCGAGGGCTACGCCAACCCGATCGATGCGTTTATCGATCGGCGGCTGGCGCGCGAGGGCGTGACGCCGGCGGGCCGCGCGGATAAGGTCACGCTGGTGCGGCGTCTGCACTGGGATCTCATTGGCATTCCGCCGACGCCGGAGGTGGTTGCGGGCTTTCTCGCGAGCGACGATCCGGGCGCGTACGCGGCGCTGGTCGATTCACTGCTTGCTTCGCCGCACTATGGCGAGCGCATGGCGATGGACTGGCTGGACGCGGTGCGCTATGCGGACACGAACGGCTATCACAGCGATGAGTTCCGGAGCGTTTATCCTTATCGCGACTACGTGATCGCGGCGTTCAACGAGAACATGCCCTTTGACCAGTTCACGCGCGAGCAGCTTGCGGGCGATTTGCTGCCGAACCCAACGCGCGCGCAGCTGGTGGCGTCGGGCTACAACCGGATGAACCAGATCACGGCGGAGGGCGGCGCGCAGCCGAAGGAGTATATCGCGAAGTACGCGGCGGATCGGGTGCGCGCGACGGGCACGGTGTGGCTCGGGCAGACCATGGGTTGCGCGGAGTGCCACGACCACAAGTTTGACCCGATCCCGATGAAGGACTTCTACAGTTTCGCGGCCTTTTTCGCGGATGTGGAGGAGACGCCGGTGTACCGATCGGGGGATATCTGGGCGCCCCGGATGTACCTTCCGACGCCGAAACAGGAGGCGGAGGAGCGGGCGCTGCAGGCTGCGATCACTTCGCTCGAAGGGGCCTCGAAAACCTTTACCCCCGAACTGGAGGCGGCGCGCGCGGCATGGCGGGGGGCCCTGGAGGCGCAGCGCAACGGCGAGGCGTCTGCCTGGCGCTATCCCGCGGCGGAGCGAGCGACCGCGAAGCACGGCGAGACAACGCTGGCGGTTTTGGAAGATGGCCGGATCGTCGCGAGCGGCCCGGAGCCCGACCGTGATGTGTTCACGGTGCGCTTTCCGGTTGGGGAGGATCCTGTCGCGGCGATTGTGCTGGAGTCCATCCTTGATGAGGAACTCGGCGGGGTGTCGCGGGGCGGCGGGAACTTTGTGCTGACGGAATTTGAGGCGCGGTATCACGCCCCGGACGCCGAAGCGCGGACGCTGGCGGTAGCGGGCGCGCTGGCCGATTTCGAGCAGGATAAGTTTCCGGTTTCACACGCGCTGGACGGCAAGCGGCACACGGGTTGGGCCACGGGCGCGCATGTGGAGGCCCGCAACAGCGCGGCTATATTCCGGCTTGCCGAGCCGTTGCAACCGGCTCCGGGCAGCGCGATTGAGGTCGTGCTTTCGTATGAATCGGGTTACGCGGCGCACCAGCTTGACAGCTTCCGGATTGGTTTTTCCGGGGACGATGGCGCGGCGCGGCTTTCGTGGCAGGCAGTGCCGCGCGCCCTGAAGGACGCGCTTGCGCCGAAGCCGGTTGCCGATGCGGCGGTTGCCGGTGCGCCGGAGGCGACGCCCGTGGAAGAGATTGGGGCGGTCGAAGAAGCAGCGGCCCAGCCGAAGGCGGAGGCCCCGGAACCCGAGCCGGTTCGCCCGACGACCGAGGAAGAGGTGGCGCTGTCGGCGCATTTCCTGGCGCATACGCCTCTGCTCGACGGGACGCGTGCGGAGCTGTCGGCGCGCCGCGGCGCGCTGGACGCGCTTCGCGGGGAGATGGCCACCACATTGATCACGGTGGCGCTTGAGGAGCCCCGGGTGACGCGCGTGCTCCCGCGCGGGAACTGGCTGGACGAGAGCGGCCCGGTCGTCGAGCCGGACACGCTGTCGGCGCTTCCACCGCTCGGTGTCGACGGGCGCCGGGCCACCCGGCTTGATCTGGCGAACTGGCTGGTGGATCCCGAGAATCCGCTTACGGCGCGCGTGACGATGAACCGGTTGTGGAAGCGCCTTTATGGCACCGGCATCTCCAAGGTTCTGGACGATTTTGGCGCGCAGGGTGAATGGCCCACGCACCCGGATTTACTCGACTGGCTCGCGCTGGAGTTCGTTCGGAGCGGCTGGGACATGAAGCACATGGTGCGGTTGATGGTGACGTCGGAGGCCTACCAGCGCGACAGCCAGGCCGGGCGCGACCTGATTGCGCGGGACCCCTTCAACCGGCTGTACGCGCGGCAATCCCGCTACCGGGTGGAGGCTGAACTGGTCCGGGACGGGGCGCTCGCGGTGAGCGGGCTCCTGGCGCGTGACCTGGGCGGCCGGTCGGTGTACCCGTACCAGCCGGAGGGCTACTACGCGAACTGCAATACGTTTGGCGGCGATCTGTCGTACCCCATCGAGCAGGACGAGAACCAGTACCGCCGCGGGATGTACACGTTCTGGAAGCGATCGTTTCTGCACCCGAGCCTGCTCGCGTTTGATGCGCCCACGCGCGAGGAATGCACGGCGGAGCGGACGGTGTCGAATACGCCGCAGCAGGCGCTGGTGCTGTTGAACGACCCGACGTACGTGGAGGCGGCGCGGGCCTTTGCGCAGCGTATCATGGCGCAGGGGGGCGAGCGGAGCGACGATCGCATAGCGGCGGCGTTTCAGTTGGCGCTTTCCCGCGCGCCCCGCGACGGGGAGCTGGAGGCGCTTCGAAACCTCTACCACGCGCACCTGATGGAATACACGGAAGATCCGGCCGCCGCCGAAGCGCTGGTGAATAGCGGAATCGCGCCGCTGCCGGACGCCATCAATACGGTGGACCTGGCGGCGTGGACTTCCGTCGCGCGCGTTATTCTCAATCTGCACGAAACGATCACCCGGAGCTGA
- a CDS encoding c-type cytochrome: protein MNCTRISSGVRGLALGLAAGAAAVLAPAPAEEISFGAQVRPILEATCYECHGAERQKGELRLDSAEAILKGGEMEGASVVAGKPEESPLYKRTVLEADHPDIMPAKGDPLTSEQTEILKAWILAGATFDDAAPAPAAEAGVFESTIWPIFQERCVSCHGAESQKGDLRLDSPEAILKGGEHYGPAIVAGKPDESPIRKLITLPADDPDIMPAKGDTLTPEQIQAISDWIAGGADFGGWSGGTVVAKETEPNILEELAKDTAPAEAALLEAVAALGGLAMPLDMKTPLVRVDYHLVGDKITDEQLATLPPLAAQLTWLNLAGTKITDSGLAPVAGLSKLTRLHLERTGITDAGLTHIAGLKHLEYLNLYGTQVTDAGLEHLKGLPRLKKLFLWQTGVTKDGAAGLQAALPQLAIDLGIDPDAIPATEMTKIIPAEMFTPDSCCAKVAAENKVCEHPCCDEARQAGTVCTKCNAGAEALLAIVAKFDADGCCAKAYAGGKLCDHDCCKEAWANKTVCAKCNPKGAAASEAEGEPVKLSFDEGSCCATAQAAGNACDHPCCVEALAANQVCTKCNPNAA from the coding sequence ATGAATTGCACGCGAATTTCAAGTGGTGTCCGCGGGCTTGCGTTGGGGCTTGCGGCGGGCGCCGCGGCCGTACTCGCGCCCGCGCCCGCCGAGGAGATATCCTTTGGCGCGCAGGTGCGCCCGATCCTCGAGGCCACGTGTTATGAATGCCATGGGGCCGAGCGGCAGAAGGGCGAGTTGCGGCTCGACTCCGCGGAAGCCATCCTGAAGGGCGGCGAGATGGAGGGGGCGTCGGTGGTGGCGGGCAAACCGGAGGAAAGCCCGCTGTACAAGCGGACGGTGCTGGAAGCCGATCACCCGGATATCATGCCGGCGAAGGGCGATCCGCTGACTTCCGAGCAGACGGAAATCCTGAAGGCGTGGATTCTGGCCGGCGCCACGTTTGACGATGCGGCTCCGGCTCCGGCGGCCGAGGCGGGGGTGTTCGAGAGCACGATCTGGCCGATCTTTCAGGAGCGTTGCGTATCCTGCCACGGCGCGGAGTCGCAGAAGGGCGATCTCCGGCTGGATTCTCCCGAGGCCATCCTGAAGGGCGGCGAACACTACGGTCCCGCGATCGTGGCCGGCAAGCCGGACGAGAGCCCGATCCGCAAGTTGATTACCCTTCCGGCGGACGATCCGGATATCATGCCGGCGAAGGGCGACACGCTGACCCCGGAGCAGATCCAGGCGATATCGGACTGGATCGCCGGTGGCGCGGACTTCGGCGGCTGGTCCGGCGGCACGGTGGTGGCGAAAGAGACCGAGCCGAATATTCTGGAAGAGCTGGCGAAGGACACGGCGCCGGCGGAGGCTGCGCTGCTCGAGGCGGTGGCGGCCCTGGGCGGCCTGGCGATGCCGCTGGATATGAAGACGCCGCTCGTTCGGGTGGATTACCACCTGGTGGGCGACAAGATTACGGACGAGCAGCTTGCGACGCTGCCGCCGCTCGCGGCGCAACTGACCTGGCTGAACCTGGCCGGGACGAAGATCACGGATTCGGGCCTGGCTCCGGTCGCGGGGCTTTCGAAGCTGACGCGGCTTCACCTGGAGCGGACCGGAATTACAGACGCGGGCCTGACGCATATCGCGGGCCTGAAACACCTGGAATACCTGAACCTGTACGGTACGCAGGTCACGGATGCGGGCCTCGAGCACCTGAAGGGGCTGCCGCGGCTGAAGAAGCTGTTTCTGTGGCAGACCGGTGTGACGAAGGATGGGGCGGCCGGGCTGCAGGCGGCGCTGCCGCAGCTGGCGATTGACCTGGGGATCGATCCCGACGCGATCCCGGCGACGGAGATGACGAAGATTATCCCGGCGGAGATGTTCACGCCGGACAGCTGCTGTGCGAAGGTGGCCGCCGAGAACAAGGTGTGCGAGCACCCCTGCTGCGACGAAGCGCGCCAGGCGGGCACGGTCTGCACGAAGTGCAACGCGGGCGCGGAAGCGCTGCTGGCGATCGTGGCGAAATTTGACGCCGACGGTTGCTGCGCGAAGGCGTACGCGGGCGGGAAACTGTGCGACCACGACTGCTGCAAGGAAGCGTGGGCGAACAAGACGGTTTGCGCGAAGTGTAATCCGAAGGGCGCGGCGGCGTCCGAGGCGGAAGGCGAGCCTGTGAAGCTGAGCTTCGACGAGGGCAGCTGCTGCGCAACGGCGCAGGCCGCGGGAAACGCCTGCGACCACCCGTGCTGCGTTGAAGCGCTGGCGGCGAACCAGGTTTGCACGAAGTGTAATCCGAACGCGGCGTAA